CGAGATGAGTGAGAAGGTCAGTCAGTCAGGTGAAGGAGCGTAGAGTGGCCTCCTCCTGTCCTCCCATCCTCCCAGCCCAGCCGCCCGCTTCTGCCCGCTGtctcggtcggtcggtcggtcggtcggacACATCGACGGCACGCGAGCGAGCGCGCGCCTGTTCACTGTGATGAATGGTCCGGCCGAGCAGGAGGAATCTCCCATCTCCCCGTCCCTGAAGTGTATCAGAGGTGCTGCTCGGCTTCTCCCCCGTCCACTTCCACTTTGTGGAACGCATAAGAAACGACAGCACGGGGTTCGGACGGACGTGTATTCGTCAGACGTTAGTCACGCCCTCGGTCGGTCATTTGCGCCGGTTGAACTTAACAAATGATTTCGTCTTGTGCAAAATTACGTATTCCGACAAAAGTGCAACATTAGCCATCTTCAGGGATGTTCGCCGCAAAATTTCCTATTCGATTATTCGAGCACCGTTTTTCCCCCTGTGATAAAGATATCTTCACAAATTGTTCTTACCTGCTCCTTTTCTACTTTGAATGCTAGTAAattaaattccaaaattttttttttaaatcaataaaattccGACTAAATCAGGTAAACTAAACCAGTTAAGCTTTTAATGATTAACAAATCCGGATCCCCTCAtcaggaaatttttgtttttttttaattttcttcgagaccttaagaaatgaacgaagaaattaatttttccaaagaaaaatttttttctatgagcaAAAGAGCGCCGCAACATACATTATCAAACATTTCTGTCCACAAATTCATGTCATCTcataatttgtttaaaaaaaggatagtaGAAAGATTGAGatagaaatagaacaaatagaagaaaagaatccaaaaaaatggaaaataaaaatttctgtcaagaaaagaggaaaggagTGTGCTGGATCGGTGATTAGTGGAAATAAAGAGTGGTTGCTATCAAAGtaagtgattttttgtttgaatttttaaattttccaattGGGATCAGGTTTTGAATTTAGGGCAACACTTTTATTATGggatattttaaattattgtgGAAATTCTATAATGACTTCTAAAGTGATTTTCGAATGATCTACAGTCCAGAAGCGTCACATGTTCCGGAAACCAGTCAGGCTTACCATACTGATCCTCCAATATTACAGTAGtcctggaattttttctgatgatttcCTTGTGTTCATGCGAACTATTCTCGGATGAGACAATCAAAATTAGTGCAAAAATAACATCCAACTCTTTGAAAAACCAATAATTGATTTATTATGTCGAGATCGATAACAGCAATATGCACACAACATTTTAAAGAGCCATGAGCCAAAGAATCACATAaatatcacaacaaaaaaatcacaaataagAGGCACTTTGACCCCTTCAAAAAGAGTGAGACAGAAAAAACGCTTCACTACATACCCGGATAATACCATCGTAAATTAAAGTATCCGAAGAAAGCGCCAGATTTGGTATTtggcgaatttttttcttaaatttcagGGAAATTTCCATACGAGGACTAGACGAAATCGATAGAGAAAGTGAATAAagcaaaatagagaaaaagtgCGTATAAAATGCGATTCTCATAAAACAGAACGGGCGGTACGGTCATCCCGAAAAATACGTGATTCTTCCGAAATCGATATCGATTTTCTCCTGCATATGTACGTGTATGATGATCTGTGGATCGATCGATCGTTTGACGTCAGCTCAGACCAAAGTGCTCGTCCGTGCAGGTCGTCGTGGACTTTCCAGGTACTGGATCGGTTCCAGCGGGGACACATCCGGCCGGATACCACCGCGGCCCGGCGGATCCTCTACCGCCGGCGGAGGGTGTGCTGCGGCGGCCGTGGCGGGTGCCTCTTGCGAGAGGTTACTCTCTAAGGTTGAGGTCTGCGAACGAATCCCGTTTATTATGGATGCGGGTAAACGTGCAGCACGTCCTGGATGACTGAAACAACGAGGATGCTGAGTTTCACAGAAACTAGATAGATGCaagcaaaaaatagaaagatgaGTCAggtgaagagaaattttccgaaaaaaaaaatgcgaaaaaattcattttgttttcgttttcagaaaaaaaaggaattttgaagaggaaaagaaaggaaaaaaggaaaaaaaaggaattttggagaggaaaagaaaggaaaaaaggaagaaaaaaaaggaaaaaggaaaaaaggaaaaatgaaatatcttGGTGGCAAACAGAGCAACAAAAAGGCTTGTAGTTAAGATACTAGATCCAAAAATGTCCAAATGACTCGAGACCTAGGATCGTCCAAAACGTTCTTTTTCCTCATCAATATTCGGTTATTTGTTCGTCCATTCaatcaatcattcattcattcatttatttactcactcattcattcactctttGATTCGTccaatcatttattcattgtccattcattcaatcatttatttatttatttatttatttacttatttattatcgatctattcattcgttcactcACTCGGTCATTCGttcgctcattcattcattcattcattcattcatttatcatAGATTTATATCATTTCATAATAGAATCATCCTTTCAACAAATCAACCTGACTGAAACTGCTCACTACTTTGAAATTCCTTAATAAGCacgatcaataaatcaatatctCAACCGgttttatcttattatttatcGATTCTCCTGTTTCAAgagatttattttcattggCGCATTCACTCCTTCTTTCAttcgtacatacatacattcattcattgattcattcattcagccattcattcattcactttccCTTAGTAAAATAGTCCACTACTTCAAATTGTCTCATCGATGCGATCAATACGATCGATCGATTCTGCCtcgtccttctttttttcgggagATTTATTCGTtcgttctttcattcattcacaaaTACACTCACTATCGATCACCAGGTTTGTGCGAACGCGTGATAAATTTTTTCTACCCGCCATTAAACCCTTCAACTGACCACTCGCCTTATCATCCTGTCAATCATCCAATCAATAGTTTGATCGTTCGTTTACTGGCAGATCTGAGCGATCAGTTGTTCTGCTATTTATCATctatttgtttgcttttcttcttctacagAGACTACGAAAGGTGGCGAGTGAAAATCGAAATCGACTGTTTCACAACGAAAGTCAATCGATACCCCAATCGATCGACACTTGATCATCGGATCTCAGGCttaatttctaatattttaacTCGcaccttcattcattcattcgttctcaTATTCGAACGACTAGTCACTTATCTGTACTTTAGGATCagatgaaaaaagtgcaatcaTTCATAGAACAGGATGTGACCAAGTGACATTGATCACGATTTTCAATCGATAATATCGGATCATTGtatttttcaatggaaaaaagtACTTAGGAAAATAGtgacacgaaaaaaaaaactctttcggTGACACAGGTTATTCGTCACCTTTGATATGTTTTGTTTGTATTACAGTGTGGATACTGTAGGTACTGTAGGATCAAAAGTACAACGAAAAACCATACCGTACCTTTGAAAGCAGTGCACGTGTGGATGATAGATCACTGTAGTAAGTggaaatgcaataaaatacaGTATAACAACACCGTCGAACACGTACAGCAGCACGGTACCGGACTCATCAAGCGCATCCTAGAAATTTCAGGCAATTTCCCTGTCCCCGCTACGATGACGTCATAAAACTAACCTGTATGGCCACCATATAGAATATAATGCCGCAATTAATGAACGAACATATACCGTAGCATACTGAAATTAGGATCATGATCGTTTCTTTGTCTGTGCTCTCTTCAATTACCACAGTATTTTCTGAGGATAACTTACAAAATGTACGATACATCGATTGACTAATAGTTTTGCGAATATGAGCTGCAAGATCGTGTTGCATTTTTACTATCTGAAATCACCGTAATCCGTGGATGAGTTACAACCGTAACAAAGATAATATTGATGAGAATATCTGGAactattcgaatattcaaaataTCACTGCTAGAAACTTGAACGAATTCAAACAAACAGCGACATGTGATCGAAAATCACTAATGGAAAAACAATGGGCtcgaaaacttcagaaaaagtcAAATAAGAGCGATAAGTGATCGAAAAtcgtgaatgaaaaaaaaaacatggaaattacCTGATTCAGGGGATTGTATTCCTGTTTACATACGGTCCAATTTTCCGATATTGTTAGCGCAAAGAAGCACTGAAACGTTGAAATTAACTTTATAATGTGGCAAATGTTCAcaaaaccaggaaaaaatttcttcctggGAATGAATTGATGGAAAGGAATTAAATTTCTCACAGTTCAAAGAATTTCGAAACTGATTTTCCCACATTTATGAAAGTTCTATGTGATTGGTTACACTGCAAATGGTCTCcatgataataatagtaatagtaataaaaaataataataatataataataataataataataataataataataataataataataataataataataataactaatcataataacaatattgcaataataatagtagaatTAACATTTGaaagacaaagaaagaaagaaagcaagaaaaaattggaaaaaagaaaagaaaagaaagaaaaaaaaagtagaaaaaaatagcaacgATGACCAAAATCCATTACCCCACCGAAATCTCCAATAGGAGCCAATATAAGCGTGTTTTTATCAAGAGCAATTTCGCTTCAATTTTCGCTTTATACGGTGTTAAACGTCCGTGGTTGCTTGAGAAAAAccgaaaggaaaaggaaagctcgaaaatgaaagagatCCGAAAGGTTTCCAACAGAACTGAATCATTTTAGGTCGACTTTTAAAATTATCGAAACTACCATCCGCATAGATTCGAAATTGATGAAAACCTAACAACAACACCTATGAATCCCTTAATTAACAACGAAAAATTGTtaacttaaaaattaaaaattggttGAAGGAAGCGAGGGAGAAACAAAATACACGCACGCGTTTGCGTTTATCATATTTTGTAGCAGCCAACACTTGCGTCGAACCTTGCGACCctgcgaccgcgacgcgtgcTGCGCTTGCGAAACAACTCTTGACATCAACGTATCCGCAGCGGGTGTCCGAACTCAgtaaattgcagtgaatgcgTCGCTGACACGTAGTGCAACAGAATCGCAGTCGTATTCGGAAAATTTTATGGGTGGTgtgaaaaattctgcaaaaaaacgTCGGCTAGTGGTTAACGAGAGCGAGCGAGTTTTCGGAGCACACATCTTCCTctgaagctattttttttttcaatgggaAAATTTCCATGGTCTTAAAGGAATCCGTTCAAATAATCGATAATCACATGTGAACAACACGAAAGTGTTTTTGCGTTTCCTTAGCTTAAGATTACCTGAATTATCGAAgtacaaaatcaaaatctttaTGGTATGGAAcgaattttaataaaatccGCAAAAGAGCTCAGAGGTCCAACGTTTTATTTCACCTATTTTAGgctagattttaaaaaaaataggaaaaaagaatgagaaaatgatCGAACgaggaatgaatgagtgaTCAACTGACCAAAGAACCAGCTAGAAGGGGtcaaatttgttgtttaaaatttaaggaaaattcttctcagttctgttctttttcgttcttGTTTAATGGCAGGCGTGTAggtgtttttaaataaataaacaagtaaacaaataaatgacagACTTGCTGCAATGCTTCCAGTAAAATATGAAGGGTgaaataaaagtttaaaagaattaaaataaaatacaccACAAGACGAAAAGGCGTGTTTTATAATAGTAAGTAAAAAATCTACATCTCTAGATTTCCCCTCGGATTTctgtgtttcttcttttgaggAAAGGCTAATAGGAACTGGATCTAATTGAGGAACATTCCAGAATATACATAGATAAAAACCTACGATAAGTTGAAAAAGTGCTATGGCGATGAAAGCGCCAATTGAGACGCCGTAGTGAAATCCGTCTTTGCCGACACGTCGATCCTGCTTCTCCTGACAACTTGGATGATAGTACATTCGTTCCGGAATTAGAATGGATACGAGCCGGAAGTACAGGTACTCAGCGAATCCAACCAGGTACTGAAAGACCGATGGATCGATTTCTTGTCgatgtttatgtttttgtttattttgttgtctTCTTCTTGGAATATCTTCTGCAGTGATAGCACAGAAAACTGAACAAattatagaaatagaaaaataaaggaagaaatatagaatctttttaaaaaaaaaattttctgcagtgatggcaagaaaaaattgaacaaattacagaaataacagaataaataatagaaattatataaataataaaacaattgaTTAAGTGATCAAAACCATTATTATGTGaattaaaattggaaaaaatgaattaatagaaataacagaataaataatagaaattacataaataataaaataattgattaagcgattaaaaaaattattacatgAATCATCAGATTTGTAGATTAGATATAGAGACATGAAATCAGAGAgattaataaacaaatataatagataaataaataagtaaataaaaaatgatgtcAATAAAtgacataataataaataaacaaataacataataaataaataaacgaaactGTAGGAGATTGcaattgaaaaataagtaaaataataaaaataataaaaaaactaataaaaataaatgtaaataataaaaaaactaaagtgcgcagtaaataataaaaaaataacataaatagtTTAAATATTTTGGagattttcataaaatttctgaGCACCACACGGcttaagaataaaatttccagGATATTAGTGAATTTGaggattgagaaaaaaagaaaaaaaactcaccgcCACAATAACCAATGTATAGGCGATAGTGTAATAATGTGTATGCAAAGTTTGTTCAATTCGTTCGGCGACACTTCGTTCGCTCAACGGCGGATCCGAAGCCATCGATGGCGGTGTGGTGACGGAAACGTCCACGCCGGCAACCATCACGCCCTCTTTGGATCGAACAGCTCGAATCGTTCGTGGCGGAGCGATCGGCTGCAACACGACTGGATCGATACTCGAAATATGCGGGAGGATTCAGAATCAGCAGGCAGTGGACCTCTCCGCCCTGCTGGTCGTCGCCACACCGCCGCTGCTGATCACAACACGTTCATCAAACAACCTTTTCATCGGCCGTAATCGGCGACGATGGATCCTCGGCGATTCGTTCCAGTCCGTGCGATTTCGCTCGATGCACTAACGGTTCGAGATTTTTTCCGACGTCGATACGTAACTCTTTCAACGAACGCCTTGGGAATTGAGCTCGACGTGTTACTGTTGCTGGGAAACTGAAAAACGAAGAGATCATAGCATCCACGGAGACGCAGACACACGGCGAAATTTTGCATATATATTCACAGAGGATTAATGAAAGGGCAAAAATCGACTAGTCACTCTTGCACTCTTTAATGCTCGAGCCAAAGCAATTCCTATCCATAATCGactattccagaaatttccaaattaaTAGCTGATATTGCAGTACTAggaatttcttgtttccggaaaaaaacgagattttGATCACGAAACcatcatttttgatttcttatgTGGAAATTTGAACATTTTGAAGAGATGGTAATAATagtacaaacaaataaaatcagtaatagtttaaaaataaaatccgcaagcaataaaaaaaagacacaagaaaattattatcaaatattttttccattttattcaaTTGTTTTTCCAGACAAAGTCTTCgcattatttttcgaaaaatatggaCGCAAAgcgttaaataaaaaaatgtacttGGTACTGTTTCTTATTTCTGGCTTGAGCAAAAAGTCCTCAGCTCTTAATGACACAGAAAAAACCAATTGATTCAGCTCTTTTTCCACGATTACagtctctttttgttttctcttttctttttgttttctttttttctctattttctcaTCTCTCCTTCATCCTCTCCTAGATCTTCATCTTCGTCTCCTCTTATTCCAAATGCTGAAGACTTTACTGTGCTTTTTCTTTATCACTAAATAATATTTCTATCAAAATAGATTATTTTTTAACTCTGAGTAAGGagcataaaaaatttttacatcCATCAAGTGGATGAAAAGTATGGAACCTCTAACAAAAAATCTTATGAGAGTTTTGTACTGAACAGAAATTTGTAGGAGTATagaatttagaaataaaaagacatTCGTTTAGACGACGTTTTCCCTTCAGACGGGACGGACGGGGAGATAAAATGCGATTTTTCTGAACGAAAAGAGGAAGGAATAGGAAAATGGACGATTACAAGAAGCTGTCGGACTTTTTAAGAAAGAATTTCTtagcaagaaaaataataaaatgaggTTAGTGGTTACAATTTCCGGGGAATTGTTGCACTAACTGTAATCAaaataagagcaaaaaaaaggggacctaaagaaaaggaaaatatccAGTTTCCCTCAACATTTTACTGGTTCTGTATACAACTTTTCTgaacgaaaagagaaaagaataggaaaatggaggcaaataagaaaataactaCAGGTATCATCATCGAAGTCTTCCATCTCCATgtgtcaaaagaaaaattcaattcgaaACCGACGAATTATGTATAATAGCGCAGGAAATTACGGAAAAGATCgatagcagcaaaaaaaaaacttttaatttaTGGTATTGCAATGAACAAGATTTAAAAAACACTTTCAAATAGCATATTtccaatgaaaataaaaatgtacgCAGATTAGTCACACGAACGAACATTAACATTGGTTTGACTTCGACTATAAAACAcccgcaaaaaaaatttgaaaaacaatat
This is a stretch of genomic DNA from Necator americanus strain Aroian chromosome II, whole genome shotgun sequence. It encodes these proteins:
- a CDS encoding hypothetical protein (NECATOR_CHRII.G8396.T1); this encodes MLPELENCDCDEEREAERQNSTRSCPGSFPATVTRRAQFPRRSLKELRIDVGKNLEPLVHRAKSHGLERIAEDPSSPITADEKPIAPPRTIRAVRSKEGVMVAGVDVSVTTPPSMASDPPLSERSVAERIEQTLHTHYYTIAYTLVIVAYLVGFAEYLYFRLVSILIPERMYYHPSCQEKQDRRVGKDGFHYGVSIGAFIAIALFQLICFFALTISENWTVCKQEYNPLNQIVKMQHDLAAHIRKTISQSMYRTFLCYGICSFINCGIIFYMVAIQDALDESGTVLLYVFDGVVILYFIAFPLTTVIYHPHVHCFQSHPGRAARLPASIINGIRSQTSTLESNLSQEAPATAAAAHPPPAVEDPPGRGGIRPDVSPLEPIQYLESPRRPARTSTLV
- a CDS encoding hypothetical protein (NECATOR_CHRII.G8396.T2); this translates as MPIRHNIALFTFTYIDTLLLLLSIDNAPTTMRRQWIRLQMLPELENCDCDEEREAERQNSTRSCPGSFPATVTRRAQFPRRSLKELRIDVGKNLEPLVHRAKSHGLERIAEDPSSPITADEKPIAPPRTIRAVRSKEGVMVAGVDVSVTTPPSMASDPPLSERSVAERIEQTLHTHYYTIAYTLVIVAYLVGFAEYLYFRLVSILIPERMYYHPSCQEKQDRRVGKDGFHYGVSIGAFIAIALFQLICFFALTISENWTVCKQEYNPLNQIVKMQHDLAAHIRKTISQSMYRTFLCYGICSFINCGIIFYMVAIQDALDESGTVLLYVFDGVVILYFIAFPLTTVIYHPHVHCFQSHPGRAARLPASIINGIRSQTSTLESNLSQEAPATAAAAHPPPAVEDPPGRGGIRPDVSPLEPIQYLESPRRPARTSTLV